A single region of the Salvia miltiorrhiza cultivar Shanhuang (shh) chromosome 8, IMPLAD_Smil_shh, whole genome shotgun sequence genome encodes:
- the LOC130999627 gene encoding DExH-box ATP-dependent RNA helicase DExH4, chloroplastic-like, with the protein MEAIWEKGDPKRIPKAVLHQLCRRSGWMHQNMIKVLGTGSSSGYSISVLQTARGRGKSRIAGGLTTVQLPHLDEILNTPE; encoded by the exons ATGGAAGCGATTTGGGAGAAG GGAGATCCAAAAAGGATTCCAAAGGCTGTCCTTCACCAACTTTGCCGAAGATCAGGGTGGATGCACcaaaatatgataaaagttcTTGGTACAGGGAGCAGTTCTGGTTACTCTATCAGTGTGCTGCAGACAGCTAGAGGGAGGGGTAAAAGTAGAATAGCTGGAGGGTTGACGACAGTTCAGCTTCCACATCTGGATGAAATTCTGAATACACCAGAG TAG